CTGATTGATTTGATTATTATTTAGATGATATTTTTCGTCTAAACTCTCAACCAATAAATAAAACTTGTCAAGTATTTCAAATGAGGGCAATTGAATCTTAAATGATGTTAATTGTTTCGCATTAGCGTTGGGTTGAGCTGAGCCTGACAAAATACCATCAATATAATTAAAGTATTCCGACGATCGCATATGTATCGAAACATAGCGAGATAATGCGATATTATCAAATTGAATCCGGATTAAATATGAAGCAAACACCGCTGATGGAGGATTTATTATAAATAAATTTTCACCGGTGGAAGCTCCCGTTCGCGCAACTACAATATCTCCAGTATTGAGCTTATATTTTAAAAATTCTTGTTCAGTTGTGTAGCAATAAGGAACATTTTCCCAATTAACAATTCCACCTTGAATATCAGTAATTCGCAGAAATTTTGGCCCTATGGTTTCTGTAGTTGCACTTTGCGTGAGACCATATTGGATTTTATCTGCAATTTCTCCAATTTCTTTCATGGGCCACTCGGCCTTCGCCTCTTCCACAAACATCTTCCGCCAGAGGGCCTCGGCCATTCCTTCCAGCGTTTTGTTCTGCCGGTGCAGAAGGTCGATCTTGTCGTCAAGACTGGACAGTACCCCGGCAATCGCCCGCTGTTCAGGGAGCGGGGGGAGGGAGAAAGAGATTTCCTTTAAATCTCTAATCGGTAATTGTGGCTGTGCACTTCCAGTGGCAAATACATCAAAATCACCTTTAAGATATTTGAATAACTGATGAGTATATTCTGGCAAAATACCCTTGGGATCAGATCGTATAATGACCATTCCCGAGTTAATTCGAATATTATCATAGGGTATTCTTTCATTGAAAAAACCAATATTACCCACCGTTCCTCG
The sequence above is drawn from the Patescibacteria group bacterium genome and encodes:
- a CDS encoding restriction endonuclease subunit S; translated protein: APFEIIDGDRGTNYPKQDEFNQNGYCLFLNAKNVTTDGFAFNECYFISQEKDKILRKGKLQRNDIILTTRGTVGNIGFFNERIPYDNIRINSGMVIIRSDPKGILPEYTHQLFKYLKGDFDVFATGSAQPQLPIRDLKEISFSLPPLPEQRAIAGVLSSLDDKIDLLHRQNKTLEGMAEALWRKMFVEEAKAEWPMKEIGEIADKIQYGLTQSATTETIGPKFLRITDIQGGIVNWENVPYCYTTEQEFLKYKLNTGDIVVARTGASTGENLFIINPPSAVFASYLIRIQFDNIALSRYVSIHMRSSEYFNYIDGILSGSAQPNANAKQLTSFKIQLPSFEILDKFYLLVESLDEKYHLNNNQINQLSRLRDTLLPKLISGEVKARQ